From Macaca fascicularis isolate 582-1 chromosome 14, T2T-MFA8v1.1, a single genomic window includes:
- the ANKRD13D gene encoding ankyrin repeat domain-containing protein 13D isoform X1, giving the protein MASPCPTFPLHRLVWANRHRELEAALHSHQHDIEQEDPRGRTPLELAVSLGNLESVRVLLRHNANVGKENRQGWAVLQEAVSTGDPEMVQLVLQYRDYQRATQRLAGIPELLNKLRQAPDFYVEMKWEFTSWVPLVSKMCPSDVYRVWKRGESLRVDTSLLGFEHMTWQRGRRSFIFKGQEAGALVMEVDHDRQVVHAETLGLALQEPEALLAAMRPSEEHVASRLTSPIVSTHLDTRNVAFERNKCGIWGWRSEKMETVSGYEAKVYSATNVELVTRTRTEHLSDQDKSRSKGGKTPFQSFLGMAQQHSSHTGAPVQQAASPTNPTAISPEEYFDPNFSLESRNIGRPIEMSSKVQRFKATLWLSEEHPLSLGDQVTPIIDLMAISNAHFAKLRDFITLRLPPGFPVKIEIPLFHVLNARITFSNLCGCDEPLSSVWVPAPSSAVATSGNPFPCEVDPTVFEVPEGYSVLGTERSEPLRDEDDDLLQFAIQQSLLEAGTEAEQVTVWEALTNTRPGARPPPQATVYEEQLQLERALQESLRLSTEPRGPGSPPRTPPAPGPPSFEEQLRLALELSSREQEERERRGQQEEEDLQRILRLSLTEH; this is encoded by the exons ATGGCCAGCCCGTGCCCCACCTTCCCGCTGCACCGGCTCGTCTGGGCGAACCGGCATCGCGAACTGGAGGCCGCACTGCACAGCCACCAG CACGACATTGAACAGGAGGACCCCCGCGGGCGGACCCCGCTGGAGCTGGCCGTGTCTCTGGGAAACCTGGAGTCTGTGAGAGTGCTCCTTCGACACAATGCCAACGTGGGCAAAGAGAACCGCCAGGGCTGGGCAG TCCTGCAGGAGGCAGTCAGCACTGGAGACCCTGAGATGGTGCAGCTGGTGCTCCAGTATCGGGACTACCAGAGGGCTACACAGAGGCTGGCGGGCATTCCGGAACTGCTCAACAAACTTCGCCAG GCCCCCGATTTCTACGTGGAGATGAAGTGGGAGTTCACCAGCTGGG TGCCCCTTGTGTCCAAGATGTGCCCGAGCGATGTGTACCGCGTGTGGAAGCGGGGTGAAAGCCTGCGAGTAGACACCAGCCTCCTGGGCTTCGAGCACATGACCTGGCAGCGAGGCCGGAGGAGCTTCATCTTCAAGGGCCAGG AGGCAGGAGCCCTGGTGATGGAGGTGGACCATGACCGGCAGGTGGTGCATGCGGAGACACTGGGGCTCGCTCTGCAGGAGCCCGAAGCACTGCTGGCCGCCATGCGGCCCAGCGAGGAGCATGTGGCCAGCCGCCTCACCTCTCCTATCGTCTCCACCCACCTGGACACTCGTAATGTGGCCTTTGAGAG GAACAAATGTGGTATCTGGGGCTGGCGGTCTGAGAAGATGGAAACTGTTAGCGGCtacgaggccaag GTGTACAGTGCCACCAACGTGGAGCTGGTGACACGCACACGCACGGAGCACCTCTCTGATCAGGACAAGTCGAGGAGCAAAG GGGGGAAGACTCCGTTCCAGTCCTTCCTGGGGATGGCCCAGCAGCACTCCTCCCACACCGGG GCCCCTGTGCAGCAGGCAGCCAGCCCCACCAACCCCACAGCCATCTCCCCTGAGGAGTACTTCGACCCCAACTTCAGCCTGGAGTCACGGAACATTGGCCGCCCCATCGAAATGTCCAGCAAAGTACAGAG GTTCAAGGCAACACTGTGGCTGAGTGAAGAGCACCCGCTCTCCCTGGGTGACCAGGTGACACCCATCATTGACCTAATGGCCATCAGCAATGCTCACTTTGCCAAGCTGCGCGACTTCATCACCCTGCGCCTTCCACCTGGCTTCCCCGTCAAGATTG AGATTCCCCTTTTCCACGTGCTCAACGCCCGCATCACCTTCAGCAACCTGTGTGGCTGTGACGAACCCCTGAGCTCGGTGTGGGTGCCGGCCCCCAGCTCTGCTGTCGCCACATCAG GGAACCCTTTCCCGTGCGAGGTGGACCCCACCGTGTTTGAGGTGCCCGAGGGGTACAGTGTGCTGGGCACGGAGCGCAGCGAGCCCCTCCGAGATGAGGACGATGACCTCCTGCAGTTCGCCATCCAGCAGAGCCTGCTTGAAGCGGGCACCGAGGCGGAGCAG GTGACCGTCTGGGAAGCCCTGACCAACACCCGGCCTGGTGCCCGCCCTCCTCCCCAGGCCACGGTTTATGAGGAACAGCTTCAGCTGGAGCG GGCCCTCCAGGAAAGCCTGCGGCTGTCCACAGAGCCCAGGGGCCCAGGATCCCCTCCCAGGACGCCCCCAGCCCCCGGCCC
- the GRK2 gene encoding beta-adrenergic receptor kinase 1, producing the protein MADLEAVLADVSYLMAMEKSKATPAARASKKILLPEPSIRSVMQKYLEDRGEVTFEKIFSQKLGYLLFRDFCLNHLEEARPLVEFYEEIKKYEKLETEEERVARSREIFDSYIMKELLACSHPFSKSATEHVQGHLGKKQVPPDLFQPYIEEICQNLRGDVFQKFIESDKFTRFCQWKNVELNIHLTMNDFSVHRIIGRGGFGEVYGCRKADTGKMYAMKCLDKKRIKMKQGETLALNERIMLSLVSTGDCPFIVCMSYAFHTPDKLSFILDLMNGGDLHYHLSQHGVFSEADMRFYAAEIILGLEHMHNRFVVYRDLKPANILLDEHGHVRISDLGLACDFSKKKPHASVGTHGYMAPEVLQKGVAYDSSADWFSLGCMLFKLLRGHSPFRQHKTKDKHEIDRMTLTMAVELPDSFSPELRSLLEGLLQRDVNRRLGCLGRGAQEVKESPFFRSLDWQMVFLQKYPPPLIPPRGEVNAADAFDIGSFDEEDTKGIKLLDSDQELYRNFPLTISERWQQEVAETVFDTINAETDRLEARKKAKNKQLGHEEDYALGKDCIMHGYMSKMGNPFLTQWQRRYFYLFPNRLEWRGEGEAPQSLLTMEEIQSVEETQIKERKCLLLKIRGGKQFVLQCDSDPELVQWKKELRDAYREAQQLVQRVPKMKNKPRSPVVELSKVPLVQRGSANGL; encoded by the exons GGTACCTGCTCTTCCGAGACTTCTGCCTGAACCACCTGGAGGAGGCCAGGCCCTTGGTGGAGTTCTACGAGGAG ATCAAGAAGTATGAGAAGCTGGAGACAGAGGAGGAGCGTGTGGCGCGCAGCCGGGAGATCTTCGACTCATACATCATGAAGGAGCTGCTGGCCTGCTCGCAC CCCTTCTCCAAGAGTGCCACTGAGCATGTCCAAGGCCACCTGGGGAAGAAGCAGGTGCCTCCAGATCTCTTCCAG CCATACATTGAAGAGATTTGTCAGAACCTCCGTGGGGACGTGTTCCAGAAATTCATCGAGAG TGATAAGTTCACACGGTTTTGCCAGTGGAAGAATGTGGAGCTCAACATCCAC CTGACCATGAATGACTTCAGCGTGCATCGCATCATCGGGCGCGGGGGCTTCGGCGAGGTCTATGGGTGCCGGAAGGCCGACACAGGCAAGAT GTACGCCATGAAGTGCCTGGACAAAAAGCGCATCAAGATGAAGCAGGGGGAGACCCTGGCCCTGAACGAGCGCATCATGCTCTCACTCGTCAGCACCGGG GACTGCCCATTCATCGTCTGCATGTCGTACGCGTTCCACACACCAGACAAGCTCAGCTTCATCCTGGACCTCATGAATG GTGGGGACCTGCACTACCACCTGTCCCAGCACGGGGTCTTCTCAGAGGCTGACATGCGCTTCTATGCGGCCGAGATCATCCTGGGCCTGGAGCACATGCACAACCGCTTCGTGGTCTACCGGGACCTGAAG CCGGCCAACATCCTTCTGGACGAGCATGGCCACGTGCGGATCTCAGACCTGGGCCTGGCCTGCGACTTCTCCAAGAAGAAGCCCCATGCCAGCGT GGGCACCCACGGGTACATGGCTCCGGAGGTCTTGCAGAAGGGCGTAGCCTATGACAGCAGTGCCGACTGGTTCTCTCTGGGGTGCATGCTCTTCAAGTTGCTGCGGGG GCATAGCCCCTTCCGGCAGCATAAGACCAAAGACAAGCATGAGATCGACCGCATGACGCTGACGATG GCTGTGGAGCTGCCCGACTCCTTCTCCCCTGAACTCCGCTCCCTGCTAGAGGGGCTGCTGCAGAGAGACGTCAACCGGAGACTGGGCTGCCTGGGCCGAGG GGCTCAGGAGGTGAAAGAGAGCCCCTTTTTCCGCTCCCTGGACTGGCAGATGGTCTTCTTGCAGAAG TACCCTCCCCCGCTGATCCCCCCACGAGGGGAGGTGAACGCGGCTGACGCCTTCGACATTGGCTCCTTTGATGAGGAGGACACAAAAGGAATCAAG TTACTGGACAGTGATCAGGAGCTCTACCGCAACTTCCCCCTCACCATCTCGGAGCGGTGGCAGCAGGAGGTGGCCGAGACTGTCTTCGACACCATCAACGCTGAGACAGACCGGCTGGAGGCTCGCAAGAAAGCCAAGAACAAGCAGCTGGGCCATGAGGAAG ACTACGCCCTGGGCAAGGACTGCATCATGCACGGCTACATGTCCAAGATGGGCAACCCCTTCCTGACCCAGTGGCAGCGGCGGTACTTCTACCTGTTCCCCAACCGCCTGGAGTGGCGGGGCGAGGGCGAGGCCCCG CAGAGCCTGCTGACCATGGAGGAGATCCAGTCCGTGGAGGAGACGCAGATCAAGGAGCGCAAGTGCCTGCTCCTCAAGATCCGCGGTGGGAAACAGTTCGTTTTGCAGTGCGAC AGCGACCCTGAACTGGTGCAGTGGAAGAAGGAGCTGCGTGACGCCTACCGCGAGGCCCAGCAGCTGGTGCAGCGGGTGCCCAAGATGAAGAACAAGCCGCGCTCGCCCGTGGTGGAGCTGAGCAAGGTGCCGCTGGTCCAGCGCGGCAGTGCCAACGGCCTCTGA
- the ANKRD13D gene encoding ankyrin repeat domain-containing protein 13D isoform X2, producing the protein MVQLVLQYRDYQRATQRLAGIPELLNKLRQAPDFYVEMKWEFTSWVPLVSKMCPSDVYRVWKRGESLRVDTSLLGFEHMTWQRGRRSFIFKGQEAGALVMEVDHDRQVVHAETLGLALQEPEALLAAMRPSEEHVASRLTSPIVSTHLDTRNVAFERNKCGIWGWRSEKMETVSGYEAKVYSATNVELVTRTRTEHLSDQDKSRSKGGKTPFQSFLGMAQQHSSHTGAPVQQAASPTNPTAISPEEYFDPNFSLESRNIGRPIEMSSKVQRFKATLWLSEEHPLSLGDQVTPIIDLMAISNAHFAKLRDFITLRLPPGFPVKIEIPLFHVLNARITFSNLCGCDEPLSSVWVPAPSSAVATSGNPFPCEVDPTVFEVPEGYSVLGTERSEPLRDEDDDLLQFAIQQSLLEAGTEAEQVTVWEALTNTRPGARPPPQATVYEEQLQLERALQESLRLSTEPRGPGSPPRTPPAPGPPSFEEQLRLALELSSREQEERERRGQQEEEDLQRILRLSLTEH; encoded by the exons ATGGTGCAGCTGGTGCTCCAGTATCGGGACTACCAGAGGGCTACACAGAGGCTGGCGGGCATTCCGGAACTGCTCAACAAACTTCGCCAG GCCCCCGATTTCTACGTGGAGATGAAGTGGGAGTTCACCAGCTGGG TGCCCCTTGTGTCCAAGATGTGCCCGAGCGATGTGTACCGCGTGTGGAAGCGGGGTGAAAGCCTGCGAGTAGACACCAGCCTCCTGGGCTTCGAGCACATGACCTGGCAGCGAGGCCGGAGGAGCTTCATCTTCAAGGGCCAGG AGGCAGGAGCCCTGGTGATGGAGGTGGACCATGACCGGCAGGTGGTGCATGCGGAGACACTGGGGCTCGCTCTGCAGGAGCCCGAAGCACTGCTGGCCGCCATGCGGCCCAGCGAGGAGCATGTGGCCAGCCGCCTCACCTCTCCTATCGTCTCCACCCACCTGGACACTCGTAATGTGGCCTTTGAGAG GAACAAATGTGGTATCTGGGGCTGGCGGTCTGAGAAGATGGAAACTGTTAGCGGCtacgaggccaag GTGTACAGTGCCACCAACGTGGAGCTGGTGACACGCACACGCACGGAGCACCTCTCTGATCAGGACAAGTCGAGGAGCAAAG GGGGGAAGACTCCGTTCCAGTCCTTCCTGGGGATGGCCCAGCAGCACTCCTCCCACACCGGG GCCCCTGTGCAGCAGGCAGCCAGCCCCACCAACCCCACAGCCATCTCCCCTGAGGAGTACTTCGACCCCAACTTCAGCCTGGAGTCACGGAACATTGGCCGCCCCATCGAAATGTCCAGCAAAGTACAGAG GTTCAAGGCAACACTGTGGCTGAGTGAAGAGCACCCGCTCTCCCTGGGTGACCAGGTGACACCCATCATTGACCTAATGGCCATCAGCAATGCTCACTTTGCCAAGCTGCGCGACTTCATCACCCTGCGCCTTCCACCTGGCTTCCCCGTCAAGATTG AGATTCCCCTTTTCCACGTGCTCAACGCCCGCATCACCTTCAGCAACCTGTGTGGCTGTGACGAACCCCTGAGCTCGGTGTGGGTGCCGGCCCCCAGCTCTGCTGTCGCCACATCAG GGAACCCTTTCCCGTGCGAGGTGGACCCCACCGTGTTTGAGGTGCCCGAGGGGTACAGTGTGCTGGGCACGGAGCGCAGCGAGCCCCTCCGAGATGAGGACGATGACCTCCTGCAGTTCGCCATCCAGCAGAGCCTGCTTGAAGCGGGCACCGAGGCGGAGCAG GTGACCGTCTGGGAAGCCCTGACCAACACCCGGCCTGGTGCCCGCCCTCCTCCCCAGGCCACGGTTTATGAGGAACAGCTTCAGCTGGAGCG GGCCCTCCAGGAAAGCCTGCGGCTGTCCACAGAGCCCAGGGGCCCAGGATCCCCTCCCAGGACGCCCCCAGCCCCCGGCCC